In the genome of Flavobacteriales bacterium, the window CCATCACCATCAATTTGAGGTTTTTGGGCAGTTTTTTCACCAAATTTTCCAGCCACTCACCAAGTAATTGATTTCCATAAAAAGCATGAGGCAACAGACAAAGAACAATATTGGTCTTTTTCCCTATCGACTCTGCAAAAGAAGCCATACAATGAGCAAAAAATAATCCGTCTTTATCCTCTTCGGGGTATTCAAAAGGCTTGGAATCCCAATTGGGTAAAACATCATAATCTTCCACTTCTTTCCTATATTCTGGACTATTCCAAACAGTCAAAAACTCCTCTTTTAAGGCTTTTCCATATTTTTTTGGATCTTCAAATGGCGTTTCAAAACCAATAAAAAGGTCTTCTATTTTCCCATGTTCTGATGCTTCGGCTAATACAAAAGCCTTTACCATTCTTATCTCATCTTTGTCCACTAACCACCTCACTAATTGATGCTTTTTACAGATTTCTTTAATCCACATTTTTTGCATTTCTTTCAAGCGAAAGGTAATAGCATTATCTTCTTGAAATTTAGCCATAGTTAGTTCAGATTGATGATTCCTCCTTTAGCATTCACGGCTGTTGCACCTTCAATATCTACGGTAGCTTGTGCCGTAAGTTTATAGGTTTTGTGTGTTTCTTCCTTAGCCTTGGATGCCATCAGCATATTGGCATCACTTTTTAGATCAATTTTCTGCTTAGCGGTTTGGGTAATTTCTTTTGAGTTGATATCTACTTTTTTATCACCCTTTATGGTTATTTTTTCTTCTGCGTTTAAGGTGATTTCTTTAGAATTCATCGTAATACCTTTCGGTGCCGATATCGTAATCGTCTCATCACCATTAAGTGTTACCGTATTTCCGCTAGGGTCAGAAATACTTATTTTCCCTTTCCCTTCATCATCATCAAAAGAAATAGTAGCTCCGCTGCGGGTGGTGATAGATTTTGATTTATTGGCATCTGAACCTCCACTAGCGTTGCTTCCGTTGAATATACTTCCCATTACAAAGGGTCTGTTGGGATCATTGTATCGGAATCCTATCATTACTTGGTCACCTTTTTCTGGAATAAAGACAAAACCTCGGTTGGTATTTACCAAATCGCTGCTTCCACCATCGGGAGTAAGTACCGAAATCCAATCGGTTTTTTCTTGAGGATCTTGCCAAGGAAACTGCACTTGTACACGTCCTTTTTTACTTGGGTCTTCGTTGGAGGTTACGGTAGCCATTTGGGTTTGCGCCACAGGACGAGTGATTGAGGGAATTGGTGGCGATTTTATCCCAGAAGGTATTGCTTTAAATTCGCAAGTATATCCGTTTGGATAGTGTTCTTGGTGCTTGGCTTCTATTACCATAAATTCTCCATATTGATTAATGGTTTCTTCAAGGTTTTCTTTCATTCCTGCCGCTATTTTAATGATAGAACCAGGTGTCAATCCTCTTAGTGAAGTAGTTCCAGAGATAATATGATAACTGGCAATGGCAGCATTTTGGTTGTTTTTCAAAGCATCGTCAAAGGCTCCTTTATTTCTTATTCTGATATCCGAAACCGTCTTAGGTATAAATGGGTAAACCTCATTGCTGGTTTTGAAGGAATGCATTCCCAACTCACTCAGTCCATCAGGTCTATTTTTGGATTTTTCGATAATAAATTTGTTTTGCATTTTCTGAAAACTATACAACTCTTGAGCGTGAGGCTTAACCTGTATATCAATATTTAAACTCAAGATATCCTTGTTGTATTCCAGTTCAATGGCATTGGGTGATTCTTTAGGTAAGCCAAAATGCAGGTTGACCCCGTCAGAAAAGAACCATTCTCTATAATCTATAGCTTGTCTCTTTAAAAAATCAAAATAGGACTCCTGGTATTGACATAAATAAGGGATGATTTCAGTATTTTTCGGGTTTATTCTTGCCTCTACTCGACTGTTTTTAGTAATTTCTTTTGCAATTTTTTTGATAGACTTCTCAGACCAAGACTGTAAATGAGCACCAGAATCCATAAGGATCGTTTTAGAAAAACCTGAAATATTGATGATACCATTAAATCCATTTTCTTGATTCAGCTGAATATTCGTAATGATCCCCACAAAATCACTTTTTTGAAAATAAATCACTAAAGGTTTCCCTAGCCACTCTCTAGATTTTTCTATGGTATATTCTCCATCTTTCTCAATAGCACTCATATCCACTGAAATTTGGAAATGGTGGTGATCAAAAATGGGCTGGAACAAATAAATCTGATTAAAAGTTTTTATTCGTTTTCCGTCAATGCTGATTTCTGTATTTTCCTGGTTCATAATTTGTTATTTTTATCATTAATCTCTAATCTCACCCTTTTTAAAAGCTTGTCCCGACTTTTTGAGAGGGCTTTTATGTGTGTTTTCTAGCTTCATAACTCTAATCTTCTATATTCAATTCTCCCCCTTTGAAGGGGGCTTTTAT includes:
- a CDS encoding phage baseplate assembly protein V; protein product: MNQENTEISIDGKRIKTFNQIYLFQPIFDHHHFQISVDMSAIEKDGEYTIEKSREWLGKPLVIYFQKSDFVGIITNIQLNQENGFNGIINISGFSKTILMDSGAHLQSWSEKSIKKIAKEITKNSRVEARINPKNTEIIPYLCQYQESYFDFLKRQAIDYREWFFSDGVNLHFGLPKESPNAIELEYNKDILSLNIDIQVKPHAQELYSFQKMQNKFIIEKSKNRPDGLSELGMHSFKTSNEVYPFIPKTVSDIRIRNKGAFDDALKNNQNAAIASYHIISGTTSLRGLTPGSIIKIAAGMKENLEETINQYGEFMVIEAKHQEHYPNGYTCEFKAIPSGIKSPPIPSITRPVAQTQMATVTSNEDPSKKGRVQVQFPWQDPQEKTDWISVLTPDGGSSDLVNTNRGFVFIPEKGDQVMIGFRYNDPNRPFVMGSIFNGSNASGGSDANKSKSITTRSGATISFDDDEGKGKISISDPSGNTVTLNGDETITISAPKGITMNSKEITLNAEEKITIKGDKKVDINSKEITQTAKQKIDLKSDANMLMASKAKEETHKTYKLTAQATVDIEGATAVNAKGGIINLN